The following nucleotide sequence is from Brassica napus cultivar Da-Ae unplaced genomic scaffold, Da-Ae ScsIHWf_2634;HRSCAF=3386, whole genome shotgun sequence.
TATAAAACATTACCTCCTCCACCAACAACCATCTGATCAGCACTAAACACCCAGTTATGTccgttctcttcttctccttcttctgaAAAGATACAATGAAACAAACATCTAAATGGCTGAGGAACCAAAAATTGCATTCGTCGATAGTAGTAAGGTTGTATATATATGCTTACCTTCAATTGGTTCTGGATTGAGCTCAGCACACTCGCAGAATACATCAAACAGAGTATCCACTGTCAAAGAGACAAGACAATAGGTAAATGTCTGCTTAGCACCCAAGACTCTTGTAATGAGGCAACAAAGAGTTTTCGTACTAGGGCCAGTCCTCGGTATAGCCAAGTGAAACATTGGCCTATATAGGCCAATTACAGAGGCACATGCCctcaaatttgttttaaaatctttttatcaaaacttTCACTAAATTGCCTATAAATCTCAGGACCGGCCCTGGTCCTAACCGATTCAAACTAGCTCTTAAGAATGCCACATAGAAACTCACATTGGGTAGAGTCTGAAGGAACAAGCCTCATCTCTCTGATCTTAGATAAGTCCAAAACGCCATTagattcttcttcatcctcatcttcttcatcctcatctTCTACAACTTCAATCTTCAAAAACAGAAACATTTGCTTAGGACCCCAAACTTTTTAAAGAttatatacatagaaataagTCTCcaaatcattattatttttatttaaaattcttaataaatgttttataaactcCAAAATCTAAGAGCCCTATCAGAACTAATCACAACACCATACCTGAGtatatacacagaaataaactaacaaattatgattttttttttaatttaaaactctTAATCAATGTTTTATAACCTCCAAAATCTAAGATCTGGCCCTATCAGAACTAATCACAACACCATACCTgagtatatacatataaataaataaacttacaaattatgatttttttatttatttaaaactcttaataaatgttttaagCTCCCCAAAATCTAAGATCCGGCCCTATCAGTGAACTAATCACAAACAGCATACCTGAGTATATATACAAGGAGATGAATAAGTCTGTGGATCTCTCGAAACCGCGTGAAGCGATATCGACAAGAAATCAACGGCGTAGCCTTTCGCCACGTCAGCATCACTCAGCCAAATCAATTTCCTAAACCAAACGAAAACACTATTATTATTAACCTCCGCAAAGCTTATCAATCTACAAGTGAATGTTTCCACCTGGAAGTGATGTAGAGAGTTCCGGGAGACTCGAGGGAGCGGTTACCGAGAGCGACGGCGACGGAGGGCTGCACGTGCATAAGCTCCTCGCCGTTGGATTCGTCTAGAGCTGGTGAGCCGTCTCCGGTTCTGAGCGCGAACTCTCTTAGACCAACCACCATGGCAAAGGGTTTTTCTTagggtttcttttctttttctcggAGAATCATCGTTCGTGTTCTGTTGGTTGATGAAGAACATTAGTGGGCTTTTGAGAATATGGGCTTTTTTATAAACAGCCCAGCCCATGACACATGGCTCATTTTAACGGGGTGTCTCTTAATCTTCATTTAaacaattgtttttgtttaaaatgacTGAAGCTGGTTTTGAACTTTGATGTTTGGTTAATTGATAATGTTTTGATTAAACGTTGATACAATATAGTACCCATCCGTTTAAAgtattgtttttatgtttttttgcaaaaatattgggaactttttttatcaaaattatgtaataaatcGTCATTTAAATAAgggtaattttcaattttaccaCTTGGTGATACCATTGTTCATGTCTACTGGAACGGAAGtaatatgtgtgtgtgtatgtgtgtgaaATGTCGTTTTTGTTTTTGGGTAGAATGATCGATAATGGATAAGGGAGATGGGGGTGGTCATGGGGATAGGGCAAGGTCATGGGTCGTTCGTGACTGATCAGTTGTCTTGGAGATTGTGACAATGCATGCATTTATGAATGATTCattgtcaatatatatttttagtgcaATGTCTAATTCAAAGAAAATATCTTGAGCGTCTCTCAGTTTGTAGTACAAGGCTTATTTTAATATCCATGagatatactccctccgttccccCATTTAATGAGATATACTCACAAAGACatattttctatatgtttaagacattttttatatttttaaaaaacattaaatgaaaatatttgaattgattaaattttattggtgaaaatttattgaaaagtatataataaagtaaaaaaaaaattaaattataaatatttattgaattcTCATTGTGAACaatttagaaaatcttactttcgggaacatAATGAGTAAAATGTAGATTGATgaaaatttaaatcatttatcataaaatatactatCATTTTAAGCTTTGAGCTCATATATTTTGAGTCAACTGAGCTGGGAACCAAAAGTCGAGTAAtgcacatacatatatatggtatCTACATCTATTTTAAAGACATTGTATAAGAAAGACATAACTTGCATAGCTGTAGAAGTAGACCTTAACTAATTAACattctaattttattattactCTCTCAGATGCCATCTCCTCGTGCAAGTGCATTTTTGAATAGTTTATTTACTAAGCATCCAAAATCTGACGAATCATAATGTGTGTGTACATATGCTCACGGAAAGACAAACGTAAAAtccaaaatgaaaaagaaattaaaaacgaaACACACATCACTTTATATTCACActtacaaaaaggaaaaaagtctttaaataaataaaaaagacttCACACAAACATAGCACTCCAATACCAAACAAAACTCTTTCTAATTACTTATACAAAATAACTAATCTTCTTACTACTCTCACTCGTCTGAACCATCACAGAGGTGATTTTTTCTCTAAAGTACCGAAtcatttataagattttagttaagcttcaatagttttttttttttgttttaagctTCAATAGTTGCTTCTCCTCGTGGAACTCTAACCCTAAACACATGCTCCTCTCCTGTGCACTTATCAACTTTCACCACCCAATTACTCTTTCTCACGTGGTCATGGTGCTGATGATAATCATCATCGTTCTTTTTCATCATCTTCTGGTTATAGCTACCGTCATCGTTGACCCTTGTCACCAGCAACCCTTCACCTATAGGCAAAAACTGTGTTTTCCTCCCATCGCTAAACCTCCAAGATCCTCTCGAAAACGCGTTATAACCCACCACAACCGCCACACCGCTTCCACCTCCGGTTCTTGCATTTTCTTCATGTTGACTAACGATCTTTCTAACGATATCTTGGTGGTTCTTGATCTTACAATCAACGAGGACGAAATCAGCTTCTCCAAAATGATCATTAATAAGAGCGTTGTCGTTAGGTTCTCCGACTACGAATTGTATATGATGAATCTCTGATGGTTCCAACATTTTCTTGGATATGATTAGTTCCTCGATGCCACGTAAAACGCATACCACTTGACCTCGCGTTTGGTTAGCCGCAGCGATTAGGGCAACGAGGATGTCAGCGTTTGCTGCTCCGGCACAAGCCACGGTGATCTTTCTTGCGTTATTTCCGGCGGCTAGGGCCGATATGAATTCAGCCACGTTTGGTTATTTTGTTCTTTGATCCTGCAAAATGGATATATATGTAAATGTGACATTGATTCAAGAAAAAGTAGATAAATATTGATTATCTTTTTAACATCGATCCAtatccttttcaaaaaaaaaacatcgatCCATATCCTATTTTAAACAGAAACAGATTAAATGCATTATAAGATATCTTATAcctcataaataaataaaaagaaataaattcttACCGTTTTCAATGTAGTGAGGTAGGCTTTAGTAGCATTCTCAGCAGACCAAAAagccatttttatttaattgatttGAGTTGTAGTAAGAAAATCGTATTTCTCTCAAACTCTTGCTTAGAAGGTTTTAAAGTGGTTGATAATGGGTTTCAAGTTTAGATATGAAAGgtctttatttatatattggGACATTTGTGAATGGGACAAGATTCAACAGGCTGGTCCAGTTTCATGAatcttttctttatatatatatatatatatataaataggtcGACGGAGAATGAGAAATTTATCTTGGTCAAGTTGTAATACTATTCAACATGCGTGTATACAATATGATAcacatatgcatatatatagatctattttttaaaaagcagATTGTCTCATTGTCGAATGTCGAGAGACTAATCAGCTACTGTCATTGTTAATGTTCCTTTTCCTTATGATCCCTAAATTGAATTAGACTATGTTCAAGGGTTGTTCTTATAGTGTCATTAATAATTAATACCCACTATGTGCCTCCTAATTCTTAGTCATAACtcgaaatgtttttatttttattgacaaCATATACGTAAAGGGAAAAAAACCACATGTAACTGTACTAATGATATTGCAAAATTTTGTTGTTTATGTTACAAATACGCGTAGTTTATGGTAATGTTGTTCTAATTAAGTACAAACAAGAAAGCTCTAAAAGCAATCATGGCTTAAGTGTTAGGTAATTAGTCTGGATGTTTGAACATGATACACGCATCTTTACTCTTTGGAAACACAAACATTAACAATTATATAATCTCATTTAAGTTTATATGCATATACAATTTCAACGCTTATTACCCAAATATGATTAGATTTAACTAATTAATTAGAAAGAAAAACAGAGTTTGAATTTTAAGGACCAATGAGCTGTAGTGTCTAGTGTAGCAGGGGCAATGGAGATCTCAAtgagattaaaaataaaaatctgtaaaataaaagattttaaaatatagtgcAACAAAGAAGTAAATGAGATTGATACACATCTTAGGGACATAGAGAACATGGGTCCATGTTTGTTCTGACAACAAGAATACAGTTTTTCTTACAAGATTAGATTCTTGATTTCACAAAACTAGTTAGAACGTACGGTTTAGattaattgatatgtatatatactaatttCTTAATTGTACGATCTAGTGACCGTCCTCTCTCGTACGGGTTTCCATGAAGCTTCATATACACTTAATCTAATTATGCATTGATCATTGTGCTAACGAAGACAGGAAATTAATGGTAAGCTATAAATAACGCTGAAACATATATCTAATCTATAATATCATATAGTAGATATCAAATGGCTACTATTAATATTGTTGTAGAAAGCATCCCTTATCGACTTTTAGTggatatatatttgataaaagaaatttaaatgtacctttaaatctatactattaaagcagaatccttCTTAGTATTATGCCCCtgacctttttaaaaaattacaaaacataccattactttttttaatatctttaatgATCTACAGAAATTTAAAGCCCATTCGCTAGGTCCAAATTGAATCATTGTTAACCTATTAGAccattttgtttaaaatatctatactattaaagcagaatccttCTTAGTATTATGCCCCtgacctttttaaaaaattacaaaacataccattactttttttaatatctttaatgATCTACAGAAATTTAAAGCCCATTCGCTAGGTCCAAATTGAATCATTGTTAACCTATTAGAccattttgtttaaaatatatttagtaaaaattattaaaaagattgttttattttttatacaaggattatatatttaagagataaacaaatatattaaccCATTATGCCAATTTGtgtaaaatatctatatttaagataataaaaagCCTGCAAATTCgttatttgtttaattcttaaatatatcacatatattaatttgtttatttcttaaatgtataatctcaataaaaataaaaaccattTAGATAATAAACTATTCAAACATATACTCGCACTAATTAGAATTacagtttataaaaataaaaccatattagataataaaatattgaaacacATCCTTATCTAattagaaataatattaaaattgaaaaatgacattttaatagataaaatattcgCCCTTTGAAAGGGTGGGTCAGTATCTAGTTGATATATTAAAGTACGATAGCTACTAATGAGATGCAGGTACAAAAGGGATCGTAAATGATGGGTTGAATCCGAATGCACAAAGAGCTATATATAGTGCCCCATGCCGATAGATAtgattcagaagaaaaaaatgctAGAATAGTTTTGGTTTTATTGAGACATGTTCTTGCAATTTGACGAAGACATTTCAATGACCTTCGTTTTGTGATGAAAGATTTTtcaatgtataatgtgttttcTTCCACTTGAACTAGTTTCATGCATCTGTCATTATAATTGCTTTATATACCTTATCAATATAAGGATATTGGAGACGGTTTTGCCAGACTGAACTGGTTCAAAAGATTTTGATCtggtttaaatttaatttaccGCAAACTATTGTGGTCCAATTCCAACTCGAACTGTTTATATTGATAATTAGAAGTTGTAGATCATGAACAAAtagaagaaaataaaggaaattTACCAAAACAATGTGGATCACTGTGTAAATCCATTTTTTCTTAAACGTAATGCAGCATTTGCAGAAATGATCTGATATAGTACACTCTATTCATATATCTTTCTGGTCCCACGTTCAAAGTACCATGGAAATTTAAAGCTATTAAAATACTAAGTATTAAAAGTAAACCAAGGGGTAGTAGAGATTTGGTGTGTACTCACATCAGTTTTGGGTTCGATTCCCCTGGAAATTAAATTATCACTACTTGGTCAGTCTGGGCTTGGGCTTCGGTCCAAGTGGTTTACATAGTGGACCATAACAAATGATTGGTCCACCCCATGACATTAGTCGGAAGGTATTCCAAACTTGAGTCAGACCGTGTGGTACACGCTTTCGGATTAGTTCACTTTGTAGCATTAAGTGTGTTCTTTCCGGAGCCGACCGAATCAGCCTATACAGCTtatcaaaaacacaaaaaaaatgtcTAACTGTTGTAATGTGTAAATAagtgtttctaaaaaaaaatgtgtacGTATAATTGGAGTTCGTTGCATGCACTACAATTATTGTAGAGGATTCTAAAACAGTAGACATAGACATTAATCATGAATGATCAATTGTCTTAGACTAATTTCGCGACATATCTCAGAAAagtcttagatagatttttctccGACCAAGATGAAAATCACcggatacatatatatataacgttGGAACTATATGAAATCTTGAATCTTATAACCAATTAAAAGATAGGGATTAGAAAATATGAATCATAAACAATTAATGTTTGATAAAAACTACACACAAACTTCTTTTAAAAAGAGAACGTGGGATTGGGATAACGTTAAGGAGACAACAATAGAGAACAGAGAGTGGCTACAGATTCTGCTTCGACCATTCAAGGAGACATCATCTTTTAATATTATggattgatattttattttattaagtgaACGTAAATGTTGAAAGATTCTTGGAGCGCGCGGTGGATAGACGAGGAATGATTCTACTAAGGTTAAACATATCTAGTGATTCTCTAGTAAGATCAATCGGTCGAACGctaaaacaaaatgaagatCGGAGATCTAGTGACTATCTAATAAACAAAGCTTAAAGCAACATACAGAAAGGGGCAAAGAGTTCTAGCAACCTGAGGATGGTTGAAGACGAACGATGAATCGGAATCAATGGCGTTAGGGAGTCACGACGGAGGGCCAATAGCGACGGCGATAAAGGAACAGGAAGGGTTTTAGAGGATTCAGGGGAGAGAtcagttttcttttgtttatttatgatTTAGTCATTGTATTTCGTTGATTGTTACAAATGTAAGCAACTGATTTTTGTTTAGATTTACTCAGTGTTTTTAAACCCGGACCGAACCGGCGGTCAGACCGGGTTGAACCATGAACCGTAAATAATCCGGGTTGGATTAATTCTAAAACCCAATTAAAACCGAACCAGTTAAAAATCCCTATCGAACCGTCAAAAACCCGGGAACCGGCGATCCAATGAACCGGCCAAACCCCGGTTTGTATATAAgctaaaattttgttaatgaaacaattcatttttcttcctttttaagTAGAAATAAGatttatcaaaaattaataaagtatCGTTTCtcgtctttttcttttgtcttctctacaactcataAATTACAAGATTCACAAAGTTTACTATTCACGTCaagatattgtttttgtctacttctcactttttaaaaaattttatttcatgatcacttgttttgaagactttaaataattgaaaaatttttgtttctgaaatttgtatttcaaaatataacttttacctaatgtgtatatatattttttttaaaggtgatGAAGATGTAGAGTGATAAGATCTGCGAATAAAGTTTAGATGTActtttcatattaattttagattttaattgttatttttaagtttttctacACATTATGgctatttaaacattttattagatatgatttttttttttaaatatgcatattatttataaaatatcactAAATTCAGTTTAATCTAAGTAAACCCGATCGAACCCGGTTCAGACACAATGACTCATGACCCAAAAGAATTTCGGTTCGTTagccggtccggttttaaaaacactggatTTACTCTAATTCCTAAATAGATTACAGATTTAAGCAAAAATGTCATACCTCATATATAcgtgtttctttttttgtttatttatgattttgttCATGTATTCTGTTGGTTGTTACcattgtaaaaaaataatatttttgttagattTACTCCAATTTCTAAATAGATTAGAAATGCAAGCAAAAATGTCATACTCATCTAGGTGATCATATTCCCGTATCCGTGAAAGGTCGTTGTGAAGTTATTCATAGCTGAATCG
It contains:
- the LOC106421980 gene encoding chloride conductance regulatory protein ICln, whose amino-acid sequence is MVVGLREFALRTGDGSPALDESNGEELMHVQPSVAVALGNRSLESPGTLYITSRKLIWLSDADVAKGYAVDFLSISLHAVSRDPQTYSSPCIYTQIEVVEDEDEEDEDEEESNGVLDLSKIREMRLVPSDSTQLDTLFDVFCECAELNPEPIEEEGEEENGHNWVFSADQMVVGGGGEEDAEWQISQSPTSVIGHSNGDESIAQPMLELQINDQRFDDAEEMVHENETKDH
- the BNAANNG32220D gene encoding LOW QUALITY PROTEIN: uncharacterized protein BNAANNG32220D (The sequence of the model RefSeq protein was modified relative to this genomic sequence to represent the inferred CDS: substituted 1 base at 1 genomic stop codon), whose product is MAFWSAENATKAYLTTLKTDQRTKXPNVAEFISALAAGNNARKITVACAGAANADILVALIAAANQTRGQVVCVLRGIEELIISKKMLEPSEIHHIQFVVGEPNDNALINDHFGEADFVLVDCKIKNHQDIVRKIVSQHEENARTGGGSGVAVVVGYNAFSRGSWRFSDGRKTQFLPIGEGLLVTRVNDDGSYNQKMMKKNDDDYHQHHDHVRKSNWVVKVDKCTGEEHVFRVRVPRGEATIEA